A region of Kribbella sp. NBC_01245 DNA encodes the following proteins:
- a CDS encoding Rv3654c family TadE-like protein, producing MTRPHTTSPRASNAQPHRQPHHNQPHRNCHRDRNCHRDRHCHRDRHCQRDRRRHRDRHRDGKCQRVVVRTERGSGTLLTMAVAVLILAGAFAAVLWITVLTAKHQAATAADLASLSGANTLQISESNEAACKIAVRIATEHRTTLARCTIDQSTEVVVVTSVQLHLGKLGSPTITASSRAGPIAPSNGQGLHVPDG from the coding sequence ATGACCCGCCCTCACACCACCTCCCCACGCGCATCCAACGCCCAGCCCCACCGCCAGCCTCACCACAATCAGCCTCACCGCAACTGCCACCGCGATCGCAACTGCCACCGCGATCGGCACTGCCACCGGGATCGCCACTGCCAACGGGATCGTCGCCGCCACCGCGATCGTCATCGTGATGGCAAGTGTCAGCGCGTCGTTGTGCGTACCGAGCGCGGGAGCGGCACGTTGCTGACAATGGCCGTGGCGGTGCTGATACTGGCTGGCGCCTTCGCCGCTGTTCTCTGGATAACCGTGCTCACAGCCAAACACCAAGCCGCGACCGCCGCCGACCTCGCGTCATTAAGCGGCGCTAACACCTTGCAAATAAGCGAGTCAAACGAAGCCGCCTGCAAAATAGCAGTCAGAATCGCGACAGAACACCGCACTACTCTCGCCCGATGCACCATCGACCAATCCACAGAAGTCGTAGTAGTCACCTCGGTCCAACTGCACCTCGGCAAACTCGGCTCACCCACTATCACCGCAAGCTCCCGCGCCGGCCCAATCGCGCCCAGCAACGGGCAAGGTCTGCACGTACCCGACGGATAG
- a CDS encoding TadE family type IV pilus minor pilin, giving the protein MTAEVAIVLPVLVIAMFGALWLIGVLVANVRCGDAARDVARAVARGESESIARSLGERTAPRGAHITITRQGSDVVVTVQAEAQGEGAFLKLLPTTNLTARSVIHAEPGESP; this is encoded by the coding sequence GTGACTGCTGAGGTCGCGATCGTGCTGCCAGTGCTCGTCATCGCGATGTTCGGCGCCCTTTGGCTGATTGGGGTCCTCGTCGCCAACGTCCGCTGCGGTGATGCCGCTCGCGACGTCGCCCGAGCAGTCGCCCGCGGCGAAAGCGAATCCATCGCGCGATCCCTAGGTGAGCGAACCGCCCCACGCGGCGCCCACATCACCATCACCCGTCAAGGCTCAGACGTCGTGGTGACAGTCCAAGCCGAAGCCCAAGGCGAAGGAGCCTTCCTGAAACTCCTACCAACCACAAACCTCACCGCCCGATCCGTAATCCATGCCGAACCAGGCGAATCCCCATGA
- a CDS encoding DUF4244 domain-containing protein — protein sequence MSKTLVAVQPSPVRGRALALAGGRIRAASQLARAARAARVGRSRGERGAATAEYAIATVAACGFGGILIALLKSDAMQSLLKAIINAALRAAGIDFEL from the coding sequence ATGTCCAAGACGCTGGTCGCCGTTCAGCCCAGTCCCGTCCGTGGTCGCGCACTGGCGCTCGCTGGAGGCCGGATCCGCGCCGCCTCCCAACTCGCCCGTGCTGCCCGTGCCGCGCGGGTTGGGCGATCTCGCGGTGAACGAGGCGCGGCCACCGCCGAGTACGCGATCGCCACGGTCGCAGCCTGCGGTTTCGGCGGCATCCTGATCGCCCTGCTGAAGTCGGATGCCATGCAATCGTTGCTAAAGGCAATCATCAACGCCGCCCTACGCGCCGCCGGCATCGACTTCGAACTCTAG
- a CDS encoding aldo/keto reductase: MSIEPTLKLGELEIRRLGFGAMRLTGYRPAEDRRESVRIARLAVELGVNFIDTADAYGIGANEELLAEALYPYSDGLVIATKIGHTRPSPSEWKPVRRPEYLRQAAELCLRRLRVERIDLLQLHRIDPLVPLADQFGALAQLVAEGKVRHVGLSEVTVDQLEEARRYVEVVSVQNRYNLMDREHDSVLDHCTRAGITFIPWLPIAREPSAVLDQVASEVAATPQQVSLAWLLHRSPVVVPIPGTSSAEHLIANVATGQIELTANQVARLDALV, encoded by the coding sequence ATGAGCATCGAACCGACCCTCAAGCTCGGCGAACTCGAGATCCGGCGCCTCGGCTTCGGCGCGATGCGGTTGACCGGGTACCGGCCGGCCGAGGACCGTCGCGAGTCCGTCCGGATCGCCCGCCTGGCCGTGGAACTCGGCGTCAACTTCATCGACACCGCCGACGCGTACGGCATCGGCGCGAACGAGGAACTACTGGCCGAGGCCCTCTATCCGTATTCCGACGGCCTGGTCATCGCCACAAAGATCGGCCACACCCGCCCGTCGCCCTCGGAGTGGAAGCCGGTCAGGCGGCCGGAGTACCTGAGGCAGGCAGCCGAGTTGTGCCTGCGGCGCCTGCGAGTGGAGCGAATCGACCTGCTCCAGTTGCACCGGATCGACCCGTTGGTGCCGTTGGCGGATCAGTTCGGCGCGCTGGCGCAATTGGTTGCTGAAGGCAAGGTTCGCCATGTTGGGCTCTCGGAGGTCACGGTCGATCAACTCGAGGAGGCGCGCCGGTACGTTGAGGTGGTCAGCGTACAGAACCGCTACAACCTGATGGATCGTGAGCATGATTCCGTTCTCGACCACTGCACTCGTGCGGGAATCACCTTTATTCCTTGGCTTCCGATCGCCCGCGAGCCGAGTGCGGTGCTGGATCAAGTCGCGAGTGAGGTGGCCGCGACGCCACAGCAGGTGTCGCTTGCTTGGCTCCTACATCGCTCGCCGGTCGTCGTGCCCATCCCTGGTACGTCGTCCGCGGAGCACCTCATCGCCAACGTCGCGACGGGCCAGATCGAACTGACTGCGAACCAAGTCGCACGACTGGACGCGTTGGTCTGA
- a CDS encoding ArsR/SmtB family transcription factor — MAFTVEDLARTRFAISPLWEIVASVRLLKSPRSWAFHRDWAVTTSERLERSGADRSLLFGLVDPAVWYLADFLSATPRSPIPDLTSELAALRRIPADQIRADLGVLGYARTNPIGSLAEAKIPRGPDRRTPERLPAGPIRELYADPEAGLERLVDELAAYWELAVGPHWGRIRALLEGDVLYRARQLADEGHGRLFGELADTVRWRQGSLFIRHRRFGGMRQLAGEGLLLVPSAFVWPNVFSSTIPPWQPTLTYPARGIATLWDASAEVVPEGIAKALGRSRADLLAHLESPRSTTELASRTGLTPGGASQHLSALRAAGLVTPHRVGRSVLYARTAVAEALLAAAKH; from the coding sequence TTGGCGTTCACCGTGGAGGACCTGGCCCGGACCAGATTCGCGATCTCGCCGCTCTGGGAGATCGTGGCCAGCGTGCGACTGCTGAAGTCGCCGCGCTCGTGGGCCTTCCACCGGGACTGGGCGGTCACCACCTCGGAACGGCTCGAACGATCCGGCGCAGACCGGAGCCTGCTATTCGGCCTGGTCGATCCCGCTGTCTGGTATCTCGCCGACTTCCTCAGCGCCACGCCGCGCAGTCCCATCCCCGACCTCACCTCGGAGTTGGCGGCACTGCGGCGGATCCCGGCCGACCAGATCCGCGCCGACCTGGGCGTACTCGGGTATGCCCGCACCAACCCCATCGGCTCACTGGCCGAGGCTAAGATCCCGCGCGGCCCAGATCGTCGTACGCCGGAGCGGTTGCCGGCCGGACCGATCAGAGAGTTGTACGCCGATCCGGAGGCGGGCCTGGAACGGCTGGTGGACGAGCTCGCGGCGTACTGGGAGCTGGCCGTCGGTCCGCACTGGGGCCGAATTCGGGCACTGCTTGAAGGCGATGTGCTCTATCGGGCACGGCAGCTCGCCGACGAGGGGCACGGCCGATTGTTCGGCGAGCTGGCCGATACGGTCCGTTGGCGGCAGGGGTCGCTCTTCATTCGGCATCGCCGGTTCGGTGGAATGCGGCAACTCGCGGGTGAGGGGCTGCTGCTGGTGCCGTCGGCGTTCGTCTGGCCAAACGTCTTCTCGAGCACCATCCCGCCTTGGCAGCCGACGTTGACCTATCCCGCGAGAGGTATCGCCACCCTCTGGGATGCCTCGGCCGAGGTGGTTCCCGAGGGAATCGCGAAGGCGCTTGGGAGGTCGCGCGCCGACCTACTCGCGCACCTCGAGTCCCCGCGCTCGACGACGGAGCTGGCTAGCCGGACCGGCCTGACACCGGGTGGCGCCTCCCAGCATCTGAGCGCACTGCGCGCAGCTGGACTGGTCACGCCGCACCGGGTTGGCCGGAGCGTGCTGTACGCGCGGACGGCCGTCGCGGAGGCTCTGCTCGCGGCTGCCAAGCACTAA
- a CDS encoding YciI family protein, translating into MFVLELTYPAAQDEGFTERRDALLDDHVLWVKSHFATGTFIASGRKEPRDGGIILAVGNDRVAITELTGTDPFAVAGICTYRVTEFYPNNVAPALNQYRQDPPA; encoded by the coding sequence ATGTTCGTTCTGGAGCTGACCTATCCCGCCGCGCAAGACGAGGGATTCACCGAACGACGCGATGCGTTGCTCGACGATCACGTGTTGTGGGTGAAGAGCCACTTCGCGACGGGCACGTTCATCGCGTCCGGGCGCAAGGAACCGCGCGACGGCGGCATCATCCTTGCTGTTGGCAACGACCGGGTGGCGATCACCGAGCTGACCGGGACCGATCCGTTCGCGGTCGCGGGCATCTGCACTTACCGGGTGACCGAGTTCTACCCGAACAACGTCGCCCCTGCCCTCAACCAGTACCGCCAGGACCCACCCGCCTGA
- the pepN gene encoding aminopeptidase N, producing MVVRSLTQAEAEERASLLTVERYDIGVDLTDLPSGPLVRCESTITFACRRPGAESFVDCAADVESATLNGVALPPAVDGRIALTGLAGHNVLTVVSVRTDTTDGDGVHKAVDPGDGQVYVWTDFTPDYARYVWACFDQPDLKAPYVFTVTAPRDWLVLSNSGDPKVEDVGTARRWTFPATPPLSTYNTVINAGPYYEIRRSGAGHDLGLFARQSLASILERDADELFTLTTQGLEFFTDVFGMPFPQHKYDQVFAPDFAGAMENFGCVTWMDLFLRRSTPTRAEWDIFSRYLLHELAHMWFGNIVTMRWWDDVWLNEAFAEFASNWAAVRATSYTDAWTAHLAGEKLKAYLVDQGPTTHPIRQPVPDVAAAMATFDAITYPKGASVLQQLMTYIGEAEFSAGLTNYFAKHAWRNTTLQDLIEALAETSGRDLDEWRAGWLETAGTDRLTLEHDGDTSVLVAEGPGGPPRPQVLAVGAYRRQGDYLEREALVKVELTGERTRLELPAGADLYLVNDEDLTFASTRPDATTRDAFFENAARLPTAISRAVATTTAWDMLINGEATAAEAVRCLTGVLAVETSESVIEPYLNLAADAAELWSPSAERGVLARAVAATCRSLAGATDANVAGARVNGLGEAGSSVDGSRVAGARKAALRGLARTAADLDDVAWLQAEAGDDLDLQWRALVRKAQLGLEIATEAQALLDRDPDPDAWISRLQVQAATPDPAEKMAAWQTLVTERAVPIGSMHLVATSFWSAGQEELLRPYAEAYLDLVPNLSGSGMMVAMAFTRSLFPLFAVDLAYVQRAEALASEADPVVRSNLLERADRTRRMLRSRG from the coding sequence ATGGTCGTCCGGAGTCTGACCCAGGCCGAGGCGGAGGAGCGCGCGAGCCTTCTCACGGTCGAGCGCTACGACATAGGCGTCGACCTCACCGACCTACCCAGCGGTCCGCTGGTGCGGTGTGAGTCGACGATCACCTTTGCCTGTCGCCGGCCTGGCGCTGAGAGCTTCGTCGACTGTGCGGCAGACGTCGAGAGCGCCACGCTCAACGGCGTCGCCCTGCCACCAGCGGTCGACGGCCGGATCGCGCTGACCGGGCTCGCCGGACACAACGTCCTCACTGTGGTCTCCGTCCGGACGGACACGACTGATGGCGACGGCGTGCACAAGGCGGTCGATCCCGGCGACGGCCAGGTCTACGTGTGGACGGACTTCACGCCCGACTACGCCCGGTACGTTTGGGCCTGCTTCGATCAGCCCGATCTCAAGGCGCCGTACGTGTTCACGGTGACCGCTCCACGCGACTGGCTTGTGCTGAGCAACAGCGGCGACCCGAAGGTCGAAGACGTCGGCACCGCGCGACGCTGGACCTTCCCGGCAACCCCGCCGCTGTCGACGTACAACACGGTGATCAACGCAGGGCCCTACTACGAGATCCGACGCAGCGGAGCCGGTCATGACCTCGGTCTCTTCGCCCGCCAGTCGCTGGCGTCGATCCTGGAGCGCGACGCCGACGAACTCTTCACGCTGACCACGCAAGGCCTCGAGTTCTTCACCGACGTGTTCGGCATGCCGTTTCCGCAGCACAAGTACGACCAGGTCTTCGCACCCGACTTCGCCGGAGCCATGGAGAACTTCGGCTGCGTCACCTGGATGGACCTGTTCCTGCGGAGGAGTACGCCGACCCGGGCCGAGTGGGACATCTTCTCGCGGTACCTCTTGCACGAGCTTGCGCATATGTGGTTCGGCAACATCGTCACCATGCGTTGGTGGGATGACGTGTGGCTCAACGAGGCGTTCGCGGAGTTCGCGAGTAACTGGGCCGCGGTTCGCGCGACGTCGTACACGGATGCCTGGACGGCTCATCTGGCCGGGGAGAAACTCAAGGCCTATCTCGTCGATCAGGGACCGACCACGCACCCGATCCGCCAACCGGTGCCGGACGTTGCAGCAGCCATGGCGACGTTCGACGCGATCACCTATCCCAAGGGCGCGTCGGTGCTGCAGCAGCTGATGACGTACATCGGGGAGGCGGAGTTTTCCGCTGGGTTGACGAACTACTTCGCCAAGCACGCTTGGCGCAACACCACGTTGCAGGACCTGATCGAGGCGCTCGCCGAGACGAGCGGACGCGATCTGGACGAGTGGCGTGCGGGGTGGCTGGAAACGGCGGGTACTGACCGGCTGACCCTGGAGCACGACGGGGATACCTCAGTCCTGGTGGCGGAAGGGCCTGGCGGGCCGCCGAGGCCGCAGGTGCTGGCGGTGGGGGCATATCGCAGACAGGGCGACTACCTCGAACGCGAAGCTCTGGTGAAGGTCGAGCTGACAGGCGAGAGGACCCGGCTTGAGTTACCGGCAGGCGCCGACCTCTATCTCGTCAACGACGAAGACCTGACATTTGCCTCGACGAGACCGGACGCCACCACCAGGGACGCCTTCTTCGAAAACGCCGCCCGCCTCCCGACCGCGATCTCCAGGGCAGTTGCCACCACGACGGCCTGGGACATGTTGATCAATGGCGAGGCGACCGCTGCCGAGGCGGTGCGGTGCTTGACGGGAGTTTTGGCGGTCGAGACGTCCGAATCGGTGATCGAGCCTTATCTCAACCTGGCTGCCGACGCGGCGGAGCTGTGGAGCCCATCGGCGGAGCGCGGCGTGCTGGCGCGCGCAGTAGCCGCGACGTGCCGCAGCCTCGCTGGCGCGACGGACGCCAATGTCGCCGGCGCCCGCGTCAACGGCTTGGGTGAGGCCGGCTCGAGTGTCGACGGCTCGCGTGTCGCCGGCGCTCGCAAAGCGGCGCTGCGCGGTCTTGCCCGGACCGCGGCCGACCTCGACGACGTCGCGTGGCTTCAGGCTGAGGCCGGCGATGATCTGGATCTCCAGTGGCGGGCGTTGGTGCGTAAGGCGCAGCTGGGGCTTGAGATCGCGACCGAGGCGCAGGCGCTGCTCGACCGGGACCCGGATCCCGACGCTTGGATCAGCAGGCTCCAGGTCCAGGCGGCAACACCGGATCCGGCCGAGAAGATGGCAGCCTGGCAAACGCTGGTGACGGAGCGGGCCGTGCCGATCGGTTCCATGCATCTGGTCGCCACCTCGTTCTGGAGCGCCGGCCAGGAAGAGCTGCTGAGGCCCTATGCGGAGGCGTACCTCGACCTCGTGCCCAACCTCAGCGGTAGCGGAATGATGGTGGCGATGGCCTTCACCAGAAGCCTTTTCCCGCTGTTCGCCGTCGACCTGGCCTACGTGCAACGAGCGGAGGCGCTTGCGTCAGAGGCGGACCCGGTCGTCCGCAGCAACCTGCTGGAGCGAGCCGACCGGACGAGACGCATGCTGCGCTCGCGCGGCTGA
- a CDS encoding type II secretion system F family protein — MTGAEVLPACLAFALAVGLVVPGRPGPHRLVDPPVPPWTRWLRGDGRTVTPRERRLHRLASWAAGAALLLLLGLPWGLAPAACAVVLGPPLIARLQPAAARQRTERIVADLPLTIDLLAACLRAGRPPGEAVATVVHGIDGPLAELLGEVERRLRLGADPAQAWDSLEAEPACVGLSRAVRRALRSGAPLASTLEYLADDVRQERRWNAESRARAVETRSVVPLGLCFLPAFLLLGVIPTIAGSLSGILGLVSP; from the coding sequence ATGACGGGCGCGGAGGTGTTGCCGGCTTGTCTGGCGTTTGCGCTCGCCGTCGGCTTGGTGGTGCCCGGCCGGCCTGGACCGCATCGCCTTGTCGACCCGCCGGTGCCGCCGTGGACGCGTTGGCTTCGGGGCGATGGCAGGACGGTGACACCGCGAGAGCGCAGGCTGCATCGGCTCGCGAGTTGGGCAGCGGGTGCCGCGCTGCTGCTCTTGCTCGGCCTTCCGTGGGGCCTGGCGCCGGCCGCCTGTGCGGTCGTTCTGGGTCCGCCGCTAATCGCCCGGTTGCAACCAGCCGCGGCCCGGCAACGGACCGAGCGGATCGTCGCGGATCTGCCGCTGACCATCGACCTGCTCGCGGCCTGCCTCCGCGCGGGTCGTCCGCCCGGCGAGGCGGTGGCGACGGTCGTGCACGGGATCGACGGACCGTTGGCGGAGTTGCTTGGCGAGGTGGAGCGGCGGCTGCGCCTTGGTGCGGATCCCGCGCAGGCGTGGGACAGCCTCGAGGCCGAGCCTGCCTGCGTCGGTTTGTCGCGCGCGGTCAGACGGGCACTGCGCTCGGGCGCGCCCTTGGCCTCCACCCTCGAGTACCTCGCGGACGACGTACGGCAAGAGCGTCGGTGGAATGCCGAGTCCCGGGCCAGAGCCGTCGAAACGCGATCGGTCGTACCGCTCGGCCTGTGTTTCCTGCCCGCCTTCCTCCTGCTCGGCGTAATTCCGACGATCGCCGGCTCACTTTCCGGCATCCTTGGCCTGGTCTCGCCATGA
- a CDS encoding type II secretion system F family protein, producing MLATGVLAVAWLVLRAQGRGRVVAAGCRARVIEACTVLAADLRAGRAPRDALEGAASVCPELRTAAAAARMGGDVSGALELAAASPGSGGLRALAAAWRVSDRSGAALAGIAERLALSLRTEEAVRRQVAAGLGGARATARLLAGLPLVATLLGYAVGAAPLTFLTGTAVGWGCLFVGLGLGVLGLFWVERMAAQCEADR from the coding sequence ATGCTGGCCACAGGGGTGCTGGCCGTGGCTTGGCTGGTGTTGCGTGCGCAGGGGCGTGGGCGCGTTGTAGCGGCCGGCTGCCGGGCGCGGGTGATCGAGGCGTGCACGGTGCTGGCGGCTGACCTTCGTGCCGGTCGTGCGCCGCGGGATGCGTTGGAAGGCGCGGCCTCGGTCTGTCCTGAGCTGCGAACGGCTGCGGCTGCCGCGCGGATGGGTGGTGATGTCAGTGGCGCGCTGGAGTTGGCTGCCGCCTCGCCCGGGTCCGGCGGTCTGCGCGCGCTGGCTGCCGCCTGGCGGGTATCGGATCGATCGGGTGCCGCGCTCGCGGGGATCGCCGAACGGCTCGCGCTGTCGTTGCGAACCGAAGAGGCCGTACGGCGGCAGGTGGCGGCCGGGCTTGGCGGTGCTCGCGCGACCGCGAGGCTGTTGGCTGGGTTGCCCTTGGTGGCAACGCTTCTCGGCTATGCGGTGGGTGCTGCGCCGTTGACGTTTCTCACCGGAACGGCTGTTGGTTGGGGTTGTCTGTTCGTCGGCCTTGGTCTCGGTGTGCTCGGGTTGTTCTGGGTCGAACGAATGGCCGCGCAATGCGAGGCCGACCGATGA
- a CDS encoding TadA family conjugal transfer-associated ATPase, producing MRVSTELLERVRGTLAADGFEPTADRVAAVLRANGGVIGDATVLAVVAALRREAMGAGPLDGLLADPGISDILVNGPNEVYVDRGRGLEKVPVRTGDESAVRRLATRLAAAAGRRLDDATPYVDVRLPDGSRFHAVLSPVAAPGTCLSLRVPSRQVFSLDDLVAAGSLPPGGAVVLRDLMEARLAFLISGGTGTGKTTLLSSLLTLVPPVERLLLVEDASELRPEHPHVVRLEARPPNVEGAGEITLRELVRQALRMRPDRLVVGEVRGAEVADLLAALNTGHEGGCGTVHANSAYDVPARLEALGAIAGLGREALHSQVASALRVVVHLVRDGDGLRRVAELQVVERRPDGYTTMVPAIRFDTDGRIELSDGSRLFNRMLTG from the coding sequence ATGAGGGTCTCTACCGAACTGCTGGAGCGAGTCCGCGGCACGCTCGCGGCCGACGGCTTCGAGCCGACCGCCGACCGGGTGGCGGCCGTGCTTCGCGCCAACGGTGGCGTGATCGGCGACGCGACCGTGCTCGCGGTTGTCGCCGCCTTGCGCCGTGAGGCGATGGGCGCCGGCCCGCTCGACGGACTACTCGCCGACCCCGGCATCAGCGACATTCTCGTGAACGGTCCCAACGAGGTGTACGTCGACCGCGGCCGTGGTCTGGAGAAGGTCCCAGTCCGCACGGGCGACGAGTCCGCCGTGCGCCGCCTGGCCACTCGTCTCGCGGCCGCGGCTGGCCGTCGCCTCGACGACGCCACGCCGTACGTTGACGTCCGGCTTCCGGACGGCAGCAGGTTCCACGCCGTGCTGTCACCGGTCGCCGCACCTGGGACCTGTCTGTCCCTGCGAGTGCCGTCCCGCCAGGTCTTCAGCCTGGACGACCTGGTGGCAGCCGGATCGCTGCCACCGGGTGGTGCGGTCGTGCTGCGGGATTTGATGGAGGCGCGGTTGGCGTTCCTGATCAGCGGTGGGACCGGCACGGGCAAGACGACTCTGCTCAGCTCTTTGCTCACACTCGTGCCGCCCGTGGAGCGCCTGCTGCTGGTGGAAGACGCGAGCGAACTCCGGCCTGAACACCCGCACGTGGTCCGGCTCGAGGCGCGCCCGCCGAATGTGGAGGGCGCGGGGGAGATCACTTTGCGCGAGCTGGTTCGCCAGGCGCTGCGGATGCGTCCGGATCGGCTCGTGGTCGGCGAGGTGCGTGGAGCTGAGGTGGCGGATTTGCTGGCCGCGTTGAACACCGGGCACGAAGGTGGTTGTGGGACAGTCCACGCCAACTCGGCGTATGACGTGCCGGCTCGACTGGAGGCGTTGGGCGCTATTGCTGGGCTCGGGCGAGAGGCTTTGCATAGTCAGGTCGCGTCGGCGCTGCGGGTGGTCGTCCACCTTGTTCGAGACGGGGACGGTCTACGCCGGGTGGCCGAGTTGCAAGTGGTCGAGCGGCGGCCGGATGGGTACACCACGATGGTCCCGGCCATCCGGTTCGATACCGATGGGCGGATCGAGCTGTCGGATGGCTCCCGCCTCTTCAATCGCATGCTTACGGGGTGA
- the ssd gene encoding septum site-determining protein Ssd encodes MVNSNATLTPEPSVLLATADDLLLDDLLRLTAAAGVTPLVEPDLTGVRRRWPAAELVVVGQDLSDDLARAQPLRRSGVVLVGADPGDPSIFRQAVALGAEQVYFLPADEVVLGDRLADSLETGARSALTLACVGGCGGAGATVLAAALAVTGARRGLRTMLIDGDPLGGGIDLVLGQEKHAGLRWPELVGAAGRVSAAALRAALPVVGELAVLSWDRADVVAMPPEAMRSVLSAAQRSSDLVVVDLPRRCDEATEEALVRATSTLLVVPRDVRACAAAARVAGRLRSVAGDLRLAAREPGLSGLSAADVAKHLSIRLAAQVRFDRDLATQLDRGRFPADARTPLGRAASDLLDQFSIGPLLART; translated from the coding sequence ATGGTGAACTCCAACGCAACGCTGACTCCCGAACCGTCCGTGCTGCTCGCCACCGCTGACGATCTCCTGCTCGACGACCTGCTCCGGCTAACCGCCGCGGCAGGGGTGACCCCGCTGGTCGAGCCGGATCTGACCGGTGTCCGGCGCCGCTGGCCGGCCGCCGAGCTGGTCGTGGTCGGCCAGGACCTGTCCGACGACCTAGCCCGGGCGCAACCACTGCGGCGATCCGGTGTGGTGCTCGTCGGCGCCGATCCGGGCGACCCATCGATCTTCCGCCAAGCCGTCGCGCTCGGTGCCGAGCAGGTCTACTTCCTGCCGGCCGACGAGGTCGTCCTGGGCGACCGGCTGGCCGATTCCCTGGAGACAGGTGCTCGCTCGGCGTTGACCCTGGCCTGTGTTGGTGGCTGCGGTGGCGCGGGAGCCACCGTGCTCGCGGCCGCGCTCGCGGTCACCGGCGCGCGCAGGGGTTTGCGGACGATGCTGATCGACGGCGATCCTCTCGGCGGAGGCATCGACCTGGTGCTGGGGCAGGAGAAACACGCGGGTCTGCGTTGGCCCGAGCTCGTCGGTGCCGCCGGCCGGGTGAGTGCTGCGGCCTTGCGCGCGGCGCTACCGGTGGTGGGTGAGTTGGCCGTGCTTTCGTGGGATCGGGCCGACGTGGTCGCGATGCCACCGGAGGCGATGCGTTCGGTGTTGAGCGCGGCCCAGCGAAGCAGCGATCTGGTCGTGGTCGATCTGCCCCGGCGTTGCGATGAGGCGACCGAGGAGGCGCTGGTCCGGGCGACCTCGACGCTGCTCGTCGTGCCGCGAGATGTCCGTGCCTGTGCGGCTGCCGCTCGAGTGGCCGGGCGGCTGAGATCGGTCGCGGGCGACCTGCGATTGGCTGCGCGGGAGCCGGGTTTGAGTGGGTTGTCCGCTGCTGACGTGGCGAAGCATCTGTCGATCCGGTTGGCCGCGCAGGTCCGCTTCGACCGGGATCTCGCGACGCAGCTCGACCGCGGTCGTTTCCCGGCCGATGCTCGTACGCCGCTCGGCCGGGCCGCCTCGGATCTCCTTGACCAGTTCAGCATTGGCCCTCTTTTGGCGCGGACATGA